AAGGCGAGCCGGGCGTGGAACTCGACGGTCGCCTCGCGCGGCAGGGCGCCGAGTTCGAGGAGGCGCTCGATGAAGGCGTTGTTGTCCTCGACCTCGTAGTGGAGCGCGGCGGCCCAGAAATCGGCCTGGGACTGCGGGTTGGTGCAGTCGATGACGAGCTTCCAGTGGACGGGTGTGGGAGTGCTCTCAGTCATGAGTCCACTTATAGCCGCGCATCCGGTCAGTGGCTGTCCTGAACGGCCTCGGCCTCCCGCCGGTCGTACGCCGCCCGCGCCGCCGCGATCTCCTGCTGATGCTGTTCCGTCCACGTCACCAGTGACCGGATCGTGGCGTGCAGCGTTCCGCCCAGCGGAGTGAGTTCGTACTCCACCCGTGGCGGGACGACCGGATGCACCGTCCGCTTCACCAGTCCGTCCCGCTCCAGCTGGCGCAGGGTCACGGTCAGCATGCGCTGGCTGATGCGGTCGATCTCGCGGCGCAGCTCGGTGAAGCGCAGCCGCCGGTTCTCCAGCAGGGCGATGACGAGCAGCGACCACTTGTCGGCCACTCGGTCGAGGATCTGCCGTACGTCGCAGCCCTCCCGGGTGTCCCACTGGAAGGGGTCGGTGTCGCCGTAGTCCACGGTGCTCTCGCAGTTACTCGGTGACTTTGAAGTGCCTTCTTCCATGTCTCCCGATGCTGCCGCAGGCTGGGGGCGGTTACAAGAGGGAACCGACCCTCAGTTGCGTAACCGTCTCACCTCTCCGTTCGCCTACCCGAGGAGACCCCATGGGCACCCGCGCCTGGGCCCTGCTCTTAGTCCTCTGCGGAACGATCTTCCTGGAGGGCATCGACGTCGCCATGATGGCCGTCGCGATCCCGTCGATCCGATCCGATCTCGGCCTGTCCACGGGCACCGCGGCCTGGGTGATGAGCGGTTACGTGCTCGGTTACGCGGGCTTCACGCTGCTCGGCGGACGGGCCGCCGACCTGCTCGGACGGCGCCGGATGTTCCTTCTCTGGCTGACCGTCTTCCTGGTCTTCTCGGGCCTCGGCGGGTTCGCGACCGAGGGCTGGATGCTGGTCGTCGCCCGGTTCGTCACCGGTGTGTCGGCCGCGTTCATGACCCCGGCGGCGCTGTCGCTGATCACGACGTCGTACGAGGAGGGCCCGCAGCGCAACAAGGCCCTGCTGGTCTTCGCCGGGACGGCCGCGGGCGGCTTCTCGCTCGGCCTTGTCATCGGCGGCCTGCTCACCCAGCTCGGCTGGCGCTGGGTGTTCTTCGCGCCGGTGCTGCTGGCGGGCGCGCTGCTGGTCCCGGCGGTACGGCTGATTCCGCGGCAGGAGACGCCTCAGCGGGACACGGCGGAGCAGGGCGCACAGCGTCAGGAAACGTCTCAGCAAGACCCGCCGTCGAAGACCCGCCGCGGCTTCGACCTGTTCGGCGCGCTCACCGCCGCCGGCGCGATGCTGCTGGCCGCCTACACCGTCGTACGACTGGAGCACGCTCCGCACGGCTGGCCGCTGACCGTCGTGTCCGGTGCCGCCGCGCTGCTGCTGGCCGCTGCTTTCGTCGCCGTCGAACGCCGTAGTCCGGATCCGCTGGTGCGGCTCGGCATCCTGCGCAGCGGGGCGCTCGTCCGTGCCGACCTCGGGGCGCTGCTGTTCGTCGGCGCCTTCTTCGGCTTCCAGTTCGTGGTGACGCTGTACTTGCAGGAGCTGCGGGGGTGGTCCTCGCTGCAGACCGCGATCGCCCTGGTGATCATGGGATGTGACATGGTCCTGGCCCCGACGCTCACCCCGAAGCTCGTTGCCCGCTACGGCAACGCCCGCGTGATCGTCGCCGGTTTCGCGCTCGCGGTCGTCGCGTACGGGCTGTTCCTGCCGGTCGGCATGGACTGGTCGTATGCGGCGATGTTCCCGACGCTGATCATCGCGGGCACGGCGTTCGCGCTGGCGTACGGGCCGTTGACCATCGCGGCGACGGACGGGGTCGCCGAGGAGGAGCAGGGGCTGGCGGGCGGGCTGCTGAACACGGCGACGCAGTTCGGCTCGGCGATCGGGATCTCGGCGGTGACCGCGGTCTACGGCTTGGCGTCGACCGGGTCGGGGCCGGAGGCCACGCTGTCCGCGTTCCGTACGGCGCTCTGGGTGCCCGTCGTGATGGTGGTGCTGGGCCTGTTGATCTCGGCCCTGACCCTGCGCGCCGCCCGCCAGGCGTCGGCGGTGAGCAGCGTCAGCGCCAGCCAGACCAGCGCGAACCCGGCCCAGCGCTCGGGCGGCATGGCCTCACGGAAGTAGGCGACGCCGAGCAGGAACTGGAAGACGGGGGCCAGGTACTGCAGCAGGCCCAGCGTCGACAGGGGCACGCGGATCGCCGCCGCGCCGAAGCAGACCAGCGGCAGCGCGGTGACCACGCCGGTCGCGGCGAGCAGCGCCGCGTGCC
This genomic window from Streptomyces sp. DG2A-72 contains:
- a CDS encoding helix-turn-helix domain-containing protein produces the protein MEEGTSKSPSNCESTVDYGDTDPFQWDTREGCDVRQILDRVADKWSLLVIALLENRRLRFTELRREIDRISQRMLTVTLRQLERDGLVKRTVHPVVPPRVEYELTPLGGTLHATIRSLVTWTEQHQQEIAAARAAYDRREAEAVQDSH